In Coregonus clupeaformis isolate EN_2021a unplaced genomic scaffold, ASM2061545v1 scaf0046, whole genome shotgun sequence, a single genomic region encodes these proteins:
- the LOC123483188 gene encoding tripartite motif-containing protein 16-like, which produces MAQQGVLLDQDQFCCSVCLDLLKEPVTIPCGHSYCRSCIEGCWDQDVLKGVYSCPQCRQTFTPRPNLTKSNILAEVVEKLKKTGLQAAPPPALCFAGPGDVACDFCTGTRKQKALMSCLVCLASYCETHLQPHYEFPGFKKHKLVKATAQLQEKICSDHDKLLEVFCRTDQQCICMLCTMDEHKGHDTVSAAAERTEKQRQLGMSQQKVQQRFQEREKELKELQQAVESLKRSAQAAVEDSDKIFTELIRSIERRRSEVKELIRAQEKAQVSQAEGRLEQLEQEIAELRKRSTELEQLSHTEDHIHFLQSYQSLSSTSVSSDLPSIVVRPLQYFGDVSKTVSELREKLEDFLKGEWTKISTTVNMVDVVLPPEPKTREEFLQYSCQLTLDPNTAHKRLSLSEGNRKVTYTGQVQPYPVHPDRFTNYSMVLCREGLSGRCYWEVEWSGDWVYTAVSYKDISRTGTDGFGHNDKSWSLVCSSGGYRFRHNNVRTKVSGPQSSRVGVYLDHKAGTLSFYSVSDTMTLLHRVQTTFTQPLYPGFWLSGTAELVKL; this is translated from the exons atggctcagcagggagttctgctggaccaggaccagttctgttgttctgtctgtctggatctactgaaggagccggtcaccatcccctgtggacacagttactgtagaagctgtattgagggctgctgggatcaggatgttctgaaaggggtctatagctgtcctcagtgcagacagaccttcactccaaggcctaatctgacGAAAAGTAACATATTGGCTGaggtggtggagaaactgaagaagacaggactccaggctgctccccctcctgctctgtgctttgctggacctggagatgtggcatgtgatttctgcactgggaccagaaagcagaaagcccttatgtcctgtctggtgtgtctggcctcttactgtgagactcacctccaacctcactatgaatttcctggtttcaagaagcacaagctggtcaaagccaccgcacaactacaggagaagatctgctctgatcatgacaaactgctggaggttttctgtcgtaccgatcaacagtgtatctgtatgctgtgtacaatggatgaacataaaggccatgatacagtgtcagctgcagcagagaggactgagaaacag aggcagctggggatgagtcagcagaaagttcagcagagattccaggagagagagaaggagctgaaggagctccaacaggctgtggagtctctcaag cgctctgcacaggcagcagtggaggacagtgataagatctttaccgagctgatccgctccattgagagaaggcgctctgaggtgaaggagctgatcagagcccaagagaaggctcaagtgagtcaagctgaaggacgcctggagcaactggagcaggagatagctgagctgaggaagagaagcactgagctggagcagctctcacacacagaggatcacatccatttcctccag agttatcagtctctctccagtaccagtgtatcttcagacttacccagcatcgttgtccgtcctcttcagtactttggagatgtgagtaagactgtgtctgaactgagagagaaactagaagacttccttaaaggagaatggaccaagatctccactacag tgaatatggtggatgttgtactgcctccagagcccaagaccagagaagagttcttacaat attcctgtcagctcacactggacccaaacacagcacacaaacgcctctctctgtctgaagggaacagaaaggtgacctatacaggccaagtccaaccataccctgttcatccagacagattcaccaaCTACAGTatggttctgtgtagagagggtctgtctggacgctgttactgggaggtggagtggagtggggactGGGTTtatacagcagtctcatataaagacatcagcagaacagggacAGATGGATTTGgacacaatgacaagtcctggagtttagtGTGCTCTAGTGGTGGTTATAGGTTTAGACACAATAATGTTAGgactaaagtatcaggccctcagtcctccagagtaggagtgtacctggatcacaaggcaggtactctgtccttctacagtgtctctgacacaatgaccctcctccacagagtccagaccacattcactcagcccctctatcctgggttttggCTCTCTGggactgctgagctggttaaactgtag